In the genome of Oncorhynchus nerka isolate Pitt River linkage group LG4, Oner_Uvic_2.0, whole genome shotgun sequence, the window tttttcaataggacaatgacccaaaacacacctccaggctgtgtaagggcaatttgaccaagaaggagagtgatggagtgctgcatcagatgacctggcctccacaatcacccaacctcaacccaattgagatggtttgggatgagttggaccacagagtgaaggaaaagcagtcaacaagcagcatatatgggaactccttcaaaactgctGGAAAagccttcctcatgaagctgcttgagagaatgtcaagagtgtgcaaagctgtaatcaaggcaaagggtggctactttgaagaatctcaaaaataaaatatattttgatttgtttaacacttatttggttactatatgattccatatgtgttatttcatagttttgatgtcttcactattattctacaatgtaaaatataataaaaaataaagaaaaatccttgaatgaataggtgtgtccagacttttgactggtactgtatatatatatatatatatatatatatatatatatatatatatatattatatttcaaaCACAGTAtaagggagttgtactccagtctagtaaatggcggtaatgcaacatttattggataccAACCGCTGTTAAACCTCATCGAAGAagaagattttttttcttctcgtgTCTGCCATTTCAAGGGGCTtaattggtatgggaaacatttGTTAACatcgccaaagcaagtgaagtagataatatgcAAAAGTtgaataaacaatcaaaattaacagtaaacattacactcacagaagttcccaAAGAATAAAGATATTAAAAATGTCAGATtatgtgttgtaatgatgtgcatatggttaaagtacaaaagggaaaataaataagcataaatatgggttgtatttacaatgatgtttgttcttcactggatgcccatttcttgtggcaacaggtcacaaatattgctgctggcACAcagtttcacccagtagatatgggagtttaccaAAATCGGggttgttttcaaattctttgtggatctgtgtaatctgagggaaatatgtgtctctaatatggtcatacatttggcaggaggttaggaagtgcagctcagtttccacctcattctgtgggcagtgtgcacataggcaaacctggctctcaagagaagacaggctatctcaatagcaaggctatggtcACCGAgtgtgtacatagtcaaagctttccttaattttgggtcagtcacagtggtcaggtattttgccactgtgtactctctgtttagaaaAATAGccttctagtttgctctgttttttgttcattctttccaatgtgtcaattaattatctttttgttttctcatgatttggttgggtctaattgtgttgtgtcaccatagggtggcacacaattggcccagtgtcggggtttggccggggtaggccatcattgtaaatacgaatttgttcttaactgacttgcctagttaaataaaggttaaataaaataaatgttttaaaatgtagtTGTTCAGGTAGCTTGTATGGGCTACATCTATCTAAAGGTGTTGTGTCAAGGTTGACCAATATATTTTTGAATCACACCTGTTAACATGTCTTCCATTTCAGCAACCGTGGTGGTAAGAGGAGAAATGCTGCCATCTGGCCAAAGTAAAATATTAAAATGGATGTAACTTATAACTTCAATGTATGTAGCCTAGACCATTAAATGCTGTGTATAGCAGTGCAATGTCAAAGCTTTCACCATATGCTTCCATTCCACCGTACAGATCTGCGAACATTGAAGGGTTAGGGCCAGCGAAGGGGTAGAGATAGAATTGGAACAAATATCAACATACCAATATTAAGAATATTTAATTTTGGCTCCACTTCGGATGTGTTGGAATTGGTGCTGATGCTAACTAATATCCACGAAGAACAACTTATTGATAGTATGTTATTAAACTCGACTGATCATACAATATCATTTTCATTTAGGTTAATCCAGTTCCAGTATATACGTGCATTTGGTCTCACTACCGTAATATCAAAAATATTTATTTGGAAAACAGGCGTGAAAAATTATCTAAAGCTAGTAGAACTTTTGTTAGAATTGTAACTGTTCCATACAGATAAAACAATGTATCATATTATCAGTAAAGTCTAAAAAGCAAACTAATACCAGATTAGAAACCAAAACGAGAGCTGTACAGGTCGGTTGCCAGTCTTGAAGGACCTTCCTGCCGGTAAAGTGGACATACACTCTTGTCAGCTGAGAATTCTCCTTGTTGACACTTCGTCGGAGAAATGGCGGCCGGAGTGAGACAGGAGCTTGCACAGCTTATGAATTCAAGCGGATCCCACAAAGATCTCGCTGGAAAGTATGTATTGAgcaaaaaaaatagaaaatatatgtgAATGGAGATATACATTACTTTCAACCCGAGTGTCACGTTTAGAGTGAATTATAAAGCGTCAATGAACAGGCCGCCGATGCTATGCTAGTTCTCAAATTAGCATACAACTGTAGCTACCGGTACAGCTATAcccaaagatggtggataaattaAGATGTCCCACTCAGGCCGTTTACCATTTAAAAAAATGGTAAGTTCCGGTCTGTTTAACTGTGGTTCTTCCATAGGCACCAATGCATtggcagctgggtctggtctgtagCTGACTATGCTATATGTACAAGAAACAACGAGGGGTTGGGATGTCTCGCTTTCTCTTCCGTCTCTGTTGTATACCTTTTACCGGTTTGAAGCTAGCGAGACAGTATCGGTGGTTAAAAGTCTTGCCAAAGGTCTTGTTCTCAACAGTGTGCACTGCTAGTCGATCAGCTAGCTACAGACAGTAAATCAACTTCAGCTAGCTAGCCTTTAATAataatttattacatttctatagCGCTTTTCATAACAATCTCAAATCGCTAGAAAAGCATAAAACACACAAGTAATAGGTTATCATGAGTAGTCTAGTATAGTTAGGTCCACCAATAGAGTCCAAATCTTTGAGAGCATGCATCCTCCaaagatggagagggacagttcaTGGTTTGATCAGAGGAAGGTGGTCAGGGAGATGGGTGATAAAGAGTCTGGTGAGGATCATGTAGAGGGCTActctgggaaccagcctgagtcatgtAGCTACTGGACGTCTCCTTCATAATGTACATATGGCACCCACTTGGGGTGATGCCTCAGAGGCCCCCGGCAGCTCTGGGCACCAGAAATCTCACCACACACAATTCTAGAGCACTAGCCAGTCATCCTCATTACAAGCCCTCAGCCTCAGTATGGCATTCCTTTACTGTACCTCCCATTCCTTTCAATCTTCAGGTGAGTCTTTTCTTTATGTTTTCAAAAGATCAGGAACCAGCAGCCAGGTTAAACTTAAAAAGCTGGTACAGTGTCCAGATGCATCATTCGAACAAAAACAATTAGCCAGCCAGCTAAGTAGCCAGGCCAAGAAGAGTTAGCCCACCTGCAGATTTGTGTGTCAAAACCACCATGAATACGCAATAAAACTCCAGGTTATCAAAAACATAACAGGTGATTTTAAAATAACACGCAATTAAAAACACTTAAACTTGATTCAATATAAACTTGACTTAAACATCTATATATTTACAGGAGCTCTCTGCTTAGGCTGCTACTGGGGCGCCATGGCGAGTACAGACCAAATCATGTAACAATAGTTAACCCACTTAACTGTATTTTGCTTGTTATTTCAATGTGTGTATTGTTTCTTATTTGGTGATTATAGGCTTGCTATTCCATTTCCGTTTTGTCATTTCTGGAAGTGCATTTGTGAAAATAATGTTCAATTCTCAAGTCATGCATATCATTTATAACTTAAGATCGCTATCTAATCCAACCCTTTTATCGATTGTAGATATCGACAGATTCTGGAGAAGGCCATCCAATTCACAGATGCAGAACAATTGGAATCATTAAAAGCATTCGTCGAAGCAAGTGAGTATCCTGCACAAAGTGAAGGATAGAATACATCCTGCTGCACACCGTTGTTACATACATTCCCCCTTTTCCTTTGTACAATCATAGCTCATAAATCACATGACTGTATACCCTTTCTAACTGTAATGCTCTCCTGCCCTGCAGTGGTCAATGAGAACGTCAGCTTAGTGATCTCTAGACAGCTGCTGACAGACTTCTGCACAAACATCCCCAGTCTTCCTGACAGCACAGCCAAGGCAGTCTACCACTTCACACTAGAGAAGATACAGCCCAGGGtcatctcttttgaagaacaggTGAGCACTGTAATACTTTACTCATTGGGCCTGTGTTTCTGCTGGTTTTCTCTTTTGTCTGACACTTGATTGCTCACAGAGTGCACagtgcacacacctggtgtcccagatcTAGGCTAGACACAGGTTGGAAAGAAATAATACAAATGTCTACCCTATGTCTAAATCCCATGTCTACCCTCAGGTGGCCTCCATCAGACAGCACTTAGCCACCATCTATGAGAAGGAGGAGGACTGGAGAAACGCTGCTCAGGTTCTAGTGGGCATTCCTCTGGAAACAGGACAGAAGTAAGTCACTTtagtccagtgtttccagatatATTGCTGGGGGACCCCGCCGGGAGTGTCCAATTTGGTTCTAGCTCAGCACTAACACGTATGATTCAAGTAACCAACCTTCTTGCCCTCTTGGTCAGGCAGTACAACGTAGACTATAAGTTGGACACATACCTGAAGATCGCCCGTCTGTACCTGGAGGATGACGACCCTGTCCAGGCCGAGGCCTACATCAACAGGGCCTCTCTGCTCCAGAACGAGTCCACCAACGAACAGCTACAGGTCCACTACAAAGTGTGCTACGCCAGAGTGCTGGACTACAGGAGGAAGTTTATCGAGGCGGCGCAGCGGTACAACGAGCTCTCCTACAAGTCCATCGTCCACGAGACCGAGCGTCTGGAGGCCCTGAAGCACGCTCTCCACTGCACCATCCTGGCATCAGCGGGTACCTGCCACTGTTTTTGCACGGTTTGGTGTGTTGTCAGTCGCAGCGTCATAAGACGGCGTGCCGTTAAAGCAGTTCTGACTGTGCCATTGCTACGtcgttgtttttgttttttgggaCTCCGGATTTTGCCTTGGCCTTTTATTGGAGGCGGCAAGTAGTAACTTgttacttctctcctctctctctctctctctctctctctctctctctcctgtctctccaggCCAGCAGCGCTCCCGTATGTTAGCCACCCTGTTTAAAGACGAGCGCTGTCAGCAGCTGGCGGCCTACGGCATCCTAGAGAAGATGTACCTGGACCGGATCATCAGGGGGAGCCAGCTGCAGGAGTTTGCAGCTATGCTCATGCCCCACCAGAAGGCCACCATGGCAGACGGTCAGTCTCTGCCTCACCCTCTCTCCGCGGCCCTTAAGTTATTCTACGGATTTGTGTAATGAGAAAATATGCTCAGCTGCATGACTGTGGGTTTCTGTTTGTAGGCTCCAGCATATTGGACAGAGCTGTTATTGAACACAACCTGCTGTCTGCTAGCAAACTTTACAACAACATCACGTTTGAAGAGCTAGGAGCGCTTTTGGAGATCCCTCCCGCTAAGGTAAGATGAATTTCAACATACAAGACCCCAACAGGTGTAAGTGTTGCttttgggtgggtgggggggggataGGTATAGGGTTTTTGTAATGTGTTCTGTTACTTACTATATTTGTAAATGGTGAAAATCAGGCCCATTTTTAAACTATTCTTTAATATATGATCACGGATGACAGTTTGTGTAGGAATCTTATTCCTCAAGACATTTAGTATCTGATGGAAAACAATTACTTTTCAGTGAAAGAAATGGGAATGTGATTTATGATTAAAGTAGCGTTTTGAGGGCATAACCAGAACCTTTCAGTATGACAGGTTGAAGTGGGGGGAAATAACCCCaattattttctggattttcttcaaAACACCCTAACACAGACATACAGTTTTTATCCCAAACTATAAATGCAATAATATTTTGAGGTATTGTAATATGAACGTTGAAGTGTCAGTTTTAAAAGAAGCAGCATTACGTAGAAGGCTTGCATTTTGAATATATATGTTGTTGTGCAGGACGATTGTCCCGATGGTGAGGTCCCTGGTTACAGATGCAATCTGGTAGGGAACATAATCACTACTTTACTAATGAATGAGGTGTGAAACCCAAAATACAGAACTAAAATTAATTGAAATAAAAGCCTTGtttggctctgtctctctctgtctctctgtctctctctcgtctttctttctttctttcttgtcTTTCTCAAAATGTCTCACTTGAAGACGTGAAAGACTCAGAACTGAATGTGCACTCCCCTCATGATACCACTGGTCTCTGTTTATTCATCTCTGTTTTTGTGAACGTAAAAGCTGTTTTTGTCATTCTGAAGACTCGTATTGTGTCGTATTTTGCCAGGTAGGCTTCTTCAGGTAGTGGGATTGGGGACGCAGTACTCATAGCCGTGTGAAAATGTAGTCTTGATTAAGGATCGAGTTGATTTAGGGCCACCTAAGACATCTGTCATGTATTGTCTCTGTGGTAAGTAGTAAATGAAGGTTATTAAAGAATGAAAAGAAAGATGTTGTACAAATAAATGACCTATGTTGGAATGACAGGAAAACAGTGGAGATGGTTTGTTTAGGTTTTAATGATCCAGGCATTAGAAAGGTCTGAGCTTGCCGGAACTAAGTATTTCTATTCTATCTACATGGAACAGTGCAATCTGAGTTCCCCTCTCTGTTGTATATTTGGGTTCTTGTTGTTACCCAGTCGTCCATTACAGGCATATCTTATATCCCACAGTATGTGTTGCTACAACTGTTTCTGTTCCCATTCTCCCCCTTTTTCAACTGCCGAATTGAAAGGATTGTAGAGTTGTGTGAACTACCCATTGGTTTATGTGTAAATGGACTAGGCTACCACATTCAGAAAATGAGTAAATCTgtgatatatatatgtgtatgtatgtatgtgtgtgtgtgtgtatatcattGAAAGAACATGAACTGCATGTCTTGCTACAGTGGACTTCCAGTGTAGATATTAAATAGAACAGTGGGATGGAGTTAGTGAATTATAACGGGAGTGAGACGCTACACTACATTTCTCCATTGGGCTGGGTGAGACCGAAATACATTGTAATTTGTAGGTAATGCATACCATTAGTTATGAGCACAGACTAACACCACTTCATACTCCTATTGGCCTGGAATGAATTTGATCATCTTTCACTGGCCCAGTCCAAAAACAACCCCTACCCCCTAGCCACTTCATGGGGATCTGAGAGGATTGTACGCTAAGCAATATGGCTAGCAGTCCACCAAGGCTAGAGGCAAGGGGCTAGGGTGTGTTTCTGGCCCGGGGCCTTTGTATTAACTCGTTGTTGTCGTGTTCCTGTGCAGTAGTGTAGTGTGAGTGTGCATGGAGATGCCAGTgagctgtccctctctgtccctgtccctcaggCTGAGAAGATCGCCTCCCAGATGATCACTGAGGGACGCATGAACGGCTTCATCGACCAGATCGATGGAATCGTCCACTTTGAGAGTGAGTAGTTAGCTGTGCCCAGACTCCTCTATTGAAAGAAGTCTCCGGCTATGCCCGCTGCCCAGTCGGCTCTAGGAGGATGAGATGCCTCCCTCTCTAGGTTAGGACCTGGTTCCCGTGGCTCCTATCTGGAGCGACTATAATCCTAGGCTTGCTTTTTTGGAAGGACTTCGTCTTTTTCAGTGTCCGATTTTTTTCCTTTTCAGCATTATTCCTTTTTTACATAAGATACttaactctctctcgctctttccctccccctctcttgctcGGTCTTTCAGCACGGGAGCCCCTGCCCACCTGGGACAAGCATATCCAGTCTCTGTGTTTCCAGGTGAACAACCTGCTGGAGAAGATCACTGCGGCTGCTCCTGAGTGGACAGCCCAGGCCATAGAGGCTCAGAtgacccagtagactgactgacaCCCCCTGGCATGGAACACATCACCCACACCGGGGCACCCcatctccctattccctatggaggGTTCCATTTTGGACAAAGCCCCCAATTGTTTCCCCTAGAGGTTTTGGCTGGGTGTCTGGGCAAAGGTATGCAAGATCGTACATCGCCGTACTCTACTGTGGACTGCAAACTCCAAATTGTTCAGTTGAAGCCAGATCCAGATGTTTTTTTTGGCATGGGCTGATAGAGCTTCGCCGGgtgtcccgtctctctctctcgctctctctccctggagaCAAGTTCCAATCTAATCTGGTGGTTCTCCAGCATGTTTCTCTACTGTTTATTATGCTTGGAGGTTACCATTCATCTTTCTAGGACTAATTAATGGATGCTTGAATCCATTGGCTCATCAAGTTAGCAGTTGTTGCCATCTCGTGTATACTTTGATTCAGACACTGGTGTCCCACAGTGAAGGTGTTTGTTATTCAGGTTGAAATGTGAAAGACACACGGGCAATTCCTACTGACACTCTTTATTTGTTGCTGTGTGCTCTTGTGCAAGGATCTTGTTACATTCTGTTTGGAGACATTTTGTTAGCCCTGGGTGCAACATCAACAAAGAGATGAATAAAAGTTGAAAGAAAAGTTTGtgttaaaaaaattatatatatatatatattctgcatAATCTGCTCTTTTTCATCACAATTTGTGTTCCAGCTATGTTTTATCCGGTTGAAGTTGCAAATTCCGACTTCTTCAGCAAGGTCCACATTTGACACTTAGTGTCTTCCCCCTGGTTTCTCTGAAAGAGAACGTTTGAATCACAATTTACTTAAACCCCGTCAGTAAGAACGACATTGTGCCAGTTTGATTAGACTACAGCGTGATACAGAAACTCAAATAGTTTATGGATGATAAATTGCAGTAGTAATTAATAACAATGCTTTACATAACCAGATTTAGCCATGCATTTTCTATACACAGTCCCCCTATAATCCAGATCCAAATAGCCTGTTTCACTGTATAACAACTCATTGGCGTAAGTGAC includes:
- the LOC115126548 gene encoding COP9 signalosome complex subunit 4-like isoform X4 — its product is MVNENVSLVISRQLLTDFCTNIPSLPDSTAKAVYHFTLEKIQPRVISFEEQVASIRQHLATIYEKEEDWRNAAQVLVGIPLETGQKQYNVDYKLDTYLKIARLYLEDDDPVQAEAYINRASLLQNESTNEQLQVHYKVCYARVLDYRRKFIEAAQRYNELSYKSIVHETERLEALKHALHCTILASAGQQRSRMLATLFKDERCQQLAAYGILEKMYLDRIIRGSQLQEFAAMLMPHQKATMADGSSILDRAVIEHNLLSASKLYNNITFEELGALLEIPPAKDDCPDGEVPGYRCNLAEKIASQMITEGRMNGFIDQIDGIVHFETREPLPTWDKHIQSLCFQVNNLLEKITAAAPEWTAQAIEAQMTQ
- the LOC115126548 gene encoding COP9 signalosome complex subunit 4-like isoform X2; the protein is MAAGVRQELAQLMNSSGSHKDLAGKYRQILEKAIQFTDAEQLESLKAFVEAMVNENVSLVISRQLLTDFCTNIPSLPDSTAKAVYHFTLEKIQPRVISFEEQVASIRQHLATIYEKEEDWRNAAQVLVGIPLETGQKQYNVDYKLDTYLKIARLYLEDDDPVQAEAYINRASLLQNESTNEQLQVHYKVCYARVLDYRRKFIEAAQRYNELSYKSIVHETERLEALKHALHCTILASAGQQRSRMLATLFKDERCQQLAAYGILEKMYLDRIIRGSQLQEFAAMLMPHQKATMADGSSILDRAVIEHNLLSASKLYNNITFEELGALLEIPPAKAEKIASQMITEGRMNGFIDQIDGIVHFETREPLPTWDKHIQSLCFQVNNLLEKITAAAPEWTAQAIEAQMTQ
- the LOC115126548 gene encoding COP9 signalosome complex subunit 4-like isoform X3, whose product is MASTDQIIYRQILEKAIQFTDAEQLESLKAFVEAMVNENVSLVISRQLLTDFCTNIPSLPDSTAKAVYHFTLEKIQPRVISFEEQVASIRQHLATIYEKEEDWRNAAQVLVGIPLETGQKQYNVDYKLDTYLKIARLYLEDDDPVQAEAYINRASLLQNESTNEQLQVHYKVCYARVLDYRRKFIEAAQRYNELSYKSIVHETERLEALKHALHCTILASAGQQRSRMLATLFKDERCQQLAAYGILEKMYLDRIIRGSQLQEFAAMLMPHQKATMADGSSILDRAVIEHNLLSASKLYNNITFEELGALLEIPPAKDDCPDGEVPGYRCNLAEKIASQMITEGRMNGFIDQIDGIVHFETREPLPTWDKHIQSLCFQVNNLLEKITAAAPEWTAQAIEAQMTQ
- the LOC115126548 gene encoding COP9 signalosome complex subunit 4-like isoform X1, with translation MAAGVRQELAQLMNSSGSHKDLAGKYRQILEKAIQFTDAEQLESLKAFVEAMVNENVSLVISRQLLTDFCTNIPSLPDSTAKAVYHFTLEKIQPRVISFEEQVASIRQHLATIYEKEEDWRNAAQVLVGIPLETGQKQYNVDYKLDTYLKIARLYLEDDDPVQAEAYINRASLLQNESTNEQLQVHYKVCYARVLDYRRKFIEAAQRYNELSYKSIVHETERLEALKHALHCTILASAGQQRSRMLATLFKDERCQQLAAYGILEKMYLDRIIRGSQLQEFAAMLMPHQKATMADGSSILDRAVIEHNLLSASKLYNNITFEELGALLEIPPAKDDCPDGEVPGYRCNLAEKIASQMITEGRMNGFIDQIDGIVHFETREPLPTWDKHIQSLCFQVNNLLEKITAAAPEWTAQAIEAQMTQ